The following are from one region of the Lacinutrix sp. Bg11-31 genome:
- a CDS encoding protein-disulfide reductase DsbD domain-containing protein: MKKILALLFVLFSMQTIFAQVLEPVKWSGTVEKISDTEYNLIYEADIEDHWHLYSQNLPEGGAIPTEFIYDENVVSKDFELVGKASESASTTKFDKVFEMDMTYFDYEATFTQKIKILNPDLTSIEAEVSYQACDDAKCIFESKTVDFQIKEKTNNSKILDPVKWTSSIYSLGNDEYEIAYTAVLDNKWHIYSQDNKDPMGPIPTEITFKNDNKDFKLIGGLKESKSIEKFEKAFDMDVKYFSNEAVFTQKIKVLNTDLKTIEAEAYFQACDDEKCLAPTFFDFNSNLEDATVKSAIDNEASVDSSSDGESKGLWGIFFIAFLSGFAALLTPCVFPMIPMTVSFFTKQSKSKAAGIKNAIIYGLCIIVIYLLLGTAVTGIFGADALNALATNVWFNIIFFILLVVFAFSFLGAFEIMLPNSWANKVDSQANRGGMVGIFFMALALAIVSFSCTGPIVGTLLVEAASKGGLAPIIGMLGFSSAIALPFALFAAFPGWLNSLPKSGGWLNTVKVVLGFLELALAFKFLSQADLVLQMHLLEREVFIAIWIAIFGTLALYLFGKIQLPHDSPLKHLSVGRLSLGLIVLTFTIYMIPGLWGAPLNLISAFPPPLDYSESPYGVGNSKGGGSASADHSDLPEGAHLLAPHDILAFNDYDLGLAYAKKVNKPVMIDFTGWACVNCRKMEQNVWPKPEILNALKNDVVLISLYVDDKRPLEKDEIVDSKLREGKKLKYIGQKWSEFQTIKYKSNTQPYYVLMDHSEENLIEPVAFTPDADEYFNWLKDGISNFKE, encoded by the coding sequence ATGAAGAAAATCTTAGCTTTATTATTCGTATTATTTTCAATGCAAACCATTTTTGCACAAGTATTAGAACCTGTAAAATGGAGTGGTACAGTAGAGAAAATTTCGGATACAGAATATAATTTAATTTACGAAGCAGATATCGAGGACCATTGGCACCTTTATTCTCAAAACTTACCAGAAGGAGGCGCAATACCAACCGAGTTTATTTACGATGAAAACGTAGTGTCTAAAGATTTTGAATTAGTAGGGAAAGCTTCAGAAAGTGCAAGCACTACCAAATTTGATAAAGTCTTTGAAATGGACATGACTTATTTTGATTATGAGGCTACATTTACTCAAAAAATTAAAATATTAAATCCAGATTTAACATCAATTGAAGCAGAAGTTAGTTACCAAGCTTGTGATGATGCTAAATGTATTTTCGAAAGTAAAACTGTTGATTTTCAGATTAAAGAAAAAACAAATAATAGTAAAATATTAGATCCAGTAAAATGGACGTCATCTATTTATTCACTTGGAAATGATGAGTATGAGATTGCTTATACAGCAGTTTTAGATAATAAATGGCACATTTATTCTCAAGACAATAAGGACCCAATGGGACCAATACCAACAGAGATTACATTTAAAAACGATAATAAAGATTTTAAATTAATAGGAGGATTAAAAGAATCTAAGAGTATAGAAAAGTTTGAAAAAGCTTTCGATATGGATGTTAAATACTTCTCCAATGAAGCTGTTTTTACTCAGAAAATTAAAGTGTTAAATACAGATTTAAAAACAATTGAAGCAGAAGCTTATTTTCAAGCGTGTGATGATGAAAAATGTTTAGCTCCAACTTTTTTCGACTTTAATAGCAATCTAGAAGATGCTACTGTAAAGTCTGCAATAGATAATGAAGCAAGTGTAGATTCTTCTTCAGATGGTGAATCTAAAGGTTTGTGGGGAATCTTTTTTATTGCTTTTCTATCAGGTTTTGCGGCATTACTAACACCTTGTGTTTTTCCAATGATACCAATGACTGTTAGCTTTTTTACTAAACAAAGTAAATCTAAAGCTGCAGGTATTAAAAATGCCATTATTTATGGATTGTGTATTATAGTAATTTATCTATTATTAGGTACTGCTGTTACAGGAATTTTTGGAGCCGATGCCTTAAATGCGTTAGCAACAAACGTTTGGTTTAATATTATTTTCTTTATTCTTTTAGTTGTTTTTGCATTCTCCTTTTTAGGAGCTTTCGAAATTATGCTACCAAATTCTTGGGCTAATAAAGTAGATTCTCAAGCTAATAGAGGTGGTATGGTTGGTATTTTCTTCATGGCTTTAGCTTTAGCTATTGTATCTTTTTCATGTACAGGACCAATTGTAGGTACGCTTTTAGTAGAAGCTGCTTCTAAAGGAGGTTTAGCTCCAATTATTGGAATGTTAGGATTCTCATCTGCAATTGCATTACCATTTGCATTGTTTGCTGCTTTTCCAGGTTGGTTAAATTCGTTACCAAAATCTGGTGGTTGGTTGAACACAGTAAAAGTGGTCTTAGGATTTTTAGAATTAGCATTAGCTTTCAAATTTTTATCGCAAGCAGATTTAGTATTACAAATGCATTTATTAGAAAGAGAAGTATTTATAGCTATTTGGATTGCCATTTTTGGAACATTAGCATTATATCTTTTTGGTAAAATTCAATTACCACACGATTCACCTTTAAAACATCTTTCTGTTGGTAGGTTAAGCCTAGGATTAATAGTTTTAACGTTTACAATTTATATGATTCCCGGACTTTGGGGAGCACCATTAAATTTAATTAGTGCGTTTCCACCACCTTTAGATTATAGCGAATCTCCTTATGGAGTTGGGAATTCGAAAGGAGGAGGTAGTGCAAGCGCAGACCATTCAGATTTACCCGAAGGTGCACATTTATTAGCACCACACGATATTTTAGCATTTAACGATTACGATTTAGGTTTAGCTTATGCTAAAAAAGTGAATAAGCCAGTAATGATTGATTTTACAGGTTGGGCATGTGTAAACTGTCGAAAAATGGAACAAAACGTTTGGCCCAAACCTGAGATATTAAACGCATTAAAAAATGATGTCGTTTTAATCTCTCTTTATGTGGACGATAAGCGACCTCTTGAAAAGGATGAAATAGTAGACTCTAAGCTTAGAGAAGGTAAAAAACTAAAATATATTGGTCAGAAATGGAGTGAGTTTCAAACCATTAAATACAAGTCGAACACACAACCATATTATGTGTTAATGGATCACAGCGAAGAAAATTTAATAGAGCCTGTTGCTTTTACTCCAGATGCAGATGAGTATTTTAATTGGCTAAAAGATGGTATTAGCAATTTTAAGGAATAA
- a CDS encoding T9SS type A sorting domain-containing protein, translating to MKKQLLVFISVFLFYYTVFGQITFQKSVIHSINNNSGNETNAMKFGDLDGDGNQDIIIAYGNQITWHRFNDAFQVYESVNIVTDNIFGVTSIFIGDIDNDSDLDILAGSENGNSDRLYWFENTDGNGSFDITHVVGTNLYDAFQVSLADLDTDGDLDILFEESFTNQVKWYENSDGFGNFSSSANNIVSTGSSVFRGLKTADIDGDSNLDIVYITGSYIRWKRNEGNGTFSATQTVSTSSYQYRSFAVSDMDYDGDLDVVAVGVSRVIWFENADGLGDFYGSSNSHLLTNTSSNNREKVEVVDVNNDGYKDILFSTTEYQNNRLVYFEGTNSFGGFDANEVLISDIETQGSFIVTDINNDGDVDICIDKNFSRAVFLYTNSGSLGNFEEGAQINVIINSPKGIKVSDLDNDGDEDLLILSEDSPQLIWLDNIDDNTYIQNDLEINNNIISMSIGDINGDLNTDILYSYDSNIFWLENMNGMYGSPINITNSLSYVTDIKLKDIDDDNDNDIIAVSLLDDKLVVFENLDGLGSFGSEQIISQVNNPKSTSLNDFNGDGFLDILLAADNEIAWFENINGQGNFSQSNIVGSISSFDGEIISKDIDNDGDIDIVALNPNLVWYENIDGLGSFVERPMILNTSNLNNVLIKAGDIDEDQDIDILVTYKLSTNNTWIRWYENTDGLGGFNTFHTLDSNLNDLSSISLKDFESDGDIDLLYSSSVLNEIGWYKNLGVLGNEINGVVQLDLDLDGCTLDDIKIGNLLIGTNNGNDSFSSFTQLDGSYQIALNLGTFETSVISSLNYFNVTPISNVSVFNDLGNTEAIDFCFEPIGVINDLNISVYPSLNDPRPGFNTTYQIVYNNIGTTQLSGNVTFEFDDAKLNFLNASETIVSQTANTLTFNFTDLNPFETRTIDLEFNVFAPPTTNIDDVLVSTATVNPVTGDNTADDNVFTLNQTVIGSYDPNDIRVLEGEEILLADADKYLHYIIRFQNTGTASAINVNVENVLDYKLDWTTMQLESLSHTGRVEIANGSMVKFIFDNINLPDSTSDEPNSHGYIAYKIKPKDNVVVGDIFNSTADIFFDFNPAIVTNTVSTEIVNTLSVEDFEASSFLIFPNPANNILNIEGETVIESVTIYDINGRLLNTITSKSKKAKLDVSNLSQGLYFLEITSGNKKESLKFIKK from the coding sequence ATGAAGAAACAACTGCTTGTATTTATTTCTGTTTTTCTATTTTATTATACTGTTTTTGGGCAGATTACGTTTCAAAAATCTGTTATTCATTCTATAAATAATAATTCAGGTAATGAGACTAATGCAATGAAATTTGGAGATTTAGATGGAGATGGGAATCAGGATATAATTATTGCATATGGAAATCAAATTACTTGGCATCGGTTTAATGATGCTTTTCAGGTTTATGAATCAGTAAATATAGTGACTGATAATATATTTGGTGTGACGTCTATTTTTATAGGTGATATTGATAATGATTCAGATTTGGACATTTTGGCTGGATCTGAAAATGGTAATTCTGATAGATTATATTGGTTTGAAAATACTGATGGTAATGGTTCATTTGATATCACTCATGTTGTTGGTACAAATTTATATGATGCATTTCAAGTTAGTTTAGCAGATTTAGATACAGATGGAGATTTAGACATTTTGTTTGAGGAATCTTTTACTAACCAAGTTAAATGGTACGAAAACAGTGATGGATTTGGGAACTTTAGTTCGAGCGCTAATAATATAGTTTCTACCGGAAGTAGTGTGTTTCGTGGACTTAAAACTGCTGATATAGATGGGGATTCTAATCTGGATATAGTTTATATAACAGGTTCCTATATAAGATGGAAAAGAAATGAAGGGAATGGTACTTTCTCTGCGACTCAAACTGTGTCAACTTCTTCCTATCAATACAGGTCATTTGCAGTTTCAGATATGGACTATGATGGCGATTTAGATGTTGTAGCTGTTGGAGTATCAAGGGTAATTTGGTTTGAAAATGCTGATGGTCTAGGTGATTTTTATGGTAGTTCTAATTCCCATTTACTTACAAACACATCATCTAATAACAGAGAAAAGGTAGAAGTTGTAGATGTCAACAACGATGGGTATAAAGATATTTTGTTTAGTACTACTGAATACCAAAACAATAGGCTAGTATATTTTGAAGGGACTAATTCTTTTGGTGGGTTTGATGCTAATGAAGTCTTAATTAGTGATATTGAAACTCAAGGAAGTTTTATCGTGACAGATATTAATAATGATGGTGATGTCGATATTTGTATAGATAAGAATTTTTCAAGAGCAGTATTTCTTTATACTAATTCTGGGAGTCTTGGTAATTTCGAAGAGGGAGCTCAAATAAATGTAATAATAAATTCTCCAAAAGGTATAAAGGTTTCAGATTTAGATAATGATGGTGACGAAGATTTATTAATACTTTCAGAAGATAGCCCACAGTTAATTTGGTTAGATAATATTGATGATAATACATACATTCAGAATGATTTAGAAATAAATAATAATATTATTTCAATGAGTATTGGTGATATTAATGGTGATTTGAATACAGATATTTTATACTCTTATGACAGTAATATTTTTTGGTTAGAAAATATGAATGGCATGTATGGCAGTCCAATTAATATAACGAATAGCTTATCCTATGTAACAGATATTAAACTCAAGGACATAGACGATGATAATGATAACGATATTATTGCTGTATCATTATTAGATGATAAATTAGTTGTATTTGAAAATTTGGATGGCTTAGGTAGCTTTGGAAGTGAGCAAATAATATCTCAAGTTAATAATCCTAAGTCAACTAGTTTAAATGATTTTAATGGCGATGGTTTTTTAGATATTTTATTAGCTGCTGATAATGAGATTGCTTGGTTTGAAAATATTAATGGACAAGGTAACTTTAGCCAGTCAAATATTGTTGGCTCTATATCCAGTTTTGATGGAGAAATAATTAGTAAAGATATTGATAATGATGGAGATATCGATATTGTAGCTTTAAATCCAAATTTAGTTTGGTATGAGAATATTGATGGATTAGGTAGTTTTGTTGAACGGCCTATGATATTAAATACTTCAAATCTAAATAATGTTTTAATTAAAGCAGGAGATATAGATGAAGACCAGGATATTGATATTTTAGTTACTTATAAACTCTCAACAAATAACACATGGATAAGATGGTATGAAAATACTGATGGTTTAGGTGGCTTTAATACTTTTCATACACTAGATAGTAATTTAAATGATTTATCATCAATTAGTTTAAAGGATTTTGAAAGTGATGGAGATATAGATTTACTTTATTCTAGTAGTGTATTAAATGAAATTGGTTGGTATAAAAATTTAGGTGTTTTAGGAAATGAAATTAATGGAGTAGTTCAGTTGGACCTAGATTTGGATGGCTGTACTTTAGATGATATTAAAATTGGTAATTTATTGATAGGAACAAATAATGGAAATGATAGTTTTAGTTCTTTTACTCAATTAGATGGAAGCTATCAAATAGCTTTAAATTTAGGAACTTTTGAGACAAGTGTAATCTCTTCTCTTAATTATTTTAACGTAACACCAATTTCTAATGTTTCAGTTTTTAATGATTTAGGGAATACAGAAGCAATAGACTTCTGTTTTGAACCAATAGGCGTAATTAACGATTTAAACATTTCAGTATATCCATCATTAAACGATCCAAGACCAGGTTTTAATACAACCTATCAAATAGTCTATAATAATATTGGTACAACCCAATTAAGTGGTAATGTTACTTTTGAGTTTGATGATGCTAAATTAAATTTCTTAAATGCAAGTGAAACAATAGTTTCACAAACAGCGAACACTTTAACATTCAATTTTACAGACTTAAATCCTTTCGAAACAAGAACAATCGATTTAGAGTTTAATGTATTTGCACCACCAACTACTAATATTGATGATGTTTTAGTATCAACAGCAACAGTAAATCCTGTTACAGGAGATAACACAGCAGATGATAATGTTTTTACATTAAATCAAACCGTAATTGGTTCTTACGATCCCAATGATATTAGAGTTTTAGAAGGTGAAGAAATATTATTAGCAGATGCAGATAAGTATTTACATTATATCATCCGTTTTCAAAATACAGGAACAGCAAGTGCTATTAATGTAAATGTAGAAAATGTGTTAGATTATAAATTAGACTGGACAACCATGCAATTAGAAAGTTTAAGCCACACAGGAAGAGTAGAAATAGCAAATGGTAGTATGGTTAAATTTATATTTGATAATATTAATTTACCAGATAGTACTAGCGACGAGCCAAACTCTCACGGTTATATAGCTTATAAAATTAAACCAAAAGATAATGTAGTTGTTGGCGATATTTTTAATAGTACAGCAGATATTTTCTTCGATTTTAATCCAGCTATAGTAACAAATACTGTAAGTACAGAAATAGTAAATACCTTATCTGTAGAGGATTTTGAAGCATCAAGTTTTTTAATATTCCCTAACCCAGCAAATAACATATTAAATATAGAAGGAGAAACCGTTATAGAATCTGTTACTATTTACGATATTAATGGAAGGTTATTAAATACAATAACTTCAAAAAGTAAAAAAGCTAAATTAGACGTTAGTAATCTATCTCAAGGCCTATATTTTTTAGAGATAACTTCAGGAAATAAAAAGGAATCATTAAAGTTTATAAAAAAGTAA
- the tilS gene encoding tRNA lysidine(34) synthetase TilS: MQEIFQKHINNQFNFLKGKKLLITISGGLDSVALTHLCKKAKLDISLAHCNFNMRDEESNGDEAFVLDLAKTLGLEVFTQHFDTTIYAQENKLSIQMAARELRYNWFQELSNQLGFDYILTAHHADDNLETFLINLTRGTGLEGLTGIPETNGNIVRPLLKFSRETILGFAEQQKIEWREDSSNASTKYLRNKLRHEIIPKLKETNSQLLQNFDTTLMHLNDASSIVEESVNAVLKRAIIAVNNDEITYDISEFIKLKNPKAYLVEVFKPFGFTAFGDIQNLLTAQSGKQIFSETHRLIKDRSHMVLATLASEAENIAISILKEEKDKSIPNGILFLETVNTIEKVSKNEIFVDIEKLSYPLTVRKWKEGDYFYPLGGNGKKKLSKYFKDEKLSLLDKEKCLLLCSNKEIVWILNYRADERFKVTTNTNKILKISLKE, translated from the coding sequence GTGCAAGAAATCTTTCAAAAACATATAAATAATCAGTTTAATTTTCTAAAAGGGAAGAAGCTGTTAATCACTATTTCTGGAGGATTAGATAGTGTTGCACTTACACATTTATGTAAGAAAGCTAAACTTGATATTTCACTAGCACATTGCAACTTTAATATGCGAGATGAAGAAAGCAATGGAGATGAAGCCTTTGTATTAGACTTAGCCAAAACACTAGGTTTAGAAGTCTTTACACAGCATTTCGACACGACTATTTATGCTCAAGAAAACAAGTTGTCCATACAAATGGCAGCTCGTGAGTTGCGTTATAATTGGTTTCAAGAGTTGTCAAATCAATTAGGTTTCGATTATATTTTAACAGCACATCATGCAGACGATAATTTAGAGACTTTTCTAATTAATTTAACACGAGGAACAGGTTTAGAAGGTTTAACTGGAATACCTGAAACTAATGGAAATATTGTAAGACCATTATTAAAGTTTTCTAGAGAAACAATTCTAGGTTTTGCTGAACAACAAAAAATTGAATGGAGAGAAGATAGTAGTAACGCATCTACTAAATACTTAAGAAACAAATTGCGTCATGAAATTATTCCGAAGTTAAAAGAAACAAATTCACAATTGTTACAAAATTTCGATACCACTTTAATGCATTTAAATGATGCTTCAAGTATTGTAGAAGAAAGTGTAAATGCTGTTTTAAAAAGAGCGATTATAGCTGTCAATAATGATGAAATCACCTATGATATTTCAGAATTTATAAAGCTTAAAAACCCTAAAGCATACTTAGTAGAAGTATTTAAACCATTCGGTTTTACTGCTTTTGGAGATATTCAAAATTTGTTAACAGCACAAAGTGGAAAGCAAATTTTTTCTGAAACACACAGATTAATAAAAGACAGATCTCATATGGTTTTGGCTACATTAGCTTCCGAAGCAGAGAATATTGCAATTAGTATCCTTAAAGAAGAGAAAGATAAATCGATACCAAACGGGATTTTGTTTTTAGAAACAGTCAATACAATAGAAAAAGTCTCTAAAAATGAAATTTTTGTAGATATAGAAAAATTAAGTTACCCACTAACGGTAAGAAAATGGAAGGAAGGCGACTATTTTTATCCTTTAGGAGGTAATGGCAAAAAGAAATTGAGCAAGTATTTTAAAGATGAAAAACTATCTTTGTTAGATAAAGAGAAATGTCTTTTATTGTGCTCGAATAAAGAAATTGTTTGGATCTTAAATTATAGAGCAGACGAACGTTTTAAAGTGACTACAAATACTAATAAAATATTAAAAATATCCTTGAAAGAATGA
- the ade gene encoding adenine deaminase, which produces MKLQGNIVDIPNKRIYKGEVTIKAGKIVSIIEKEHNANHFILPGFIDAHIHIESSMLVPSEFAKLAVKHGTVSTVSDPHEIANVLGVKGVEFMIENGKQTPFKFNFGAPSCVPATSFESAGAIIDSEDIKTLMANPDIKYLAEMMNYPGVLFDDEEVLKKIAWAKHNNKPVDGHAPGLRGDDITKYIAAGISTDHECFTYDEALEKLQKGMKVIIREGSAAKNFEALIDLLPEHFENMMFCSDDKHPDDLLLGHINKVCARAVAKDIDIFKVLQVACINPIKHYNLDVGTLQIGDAADCIIVEDLKDFKTLQTYINGELVYDFGTVNIPNIAFENLNNFNCDKKDVSDFRFESLAKRIRVIECNDGELVTNEIIADSLIENGNLVSNTKTDVLKMTVVNRYNNAKPAIAFIKNFGLKEGAIASSVGHDSHNIIAVGVDDASICKAVNAIIEAEGGICAVNTSEEKTVALPVAGIMSDKNGETIGKQYAELDKMAKQMGCTLYAPYMSLSFMALLVIPALKLSDKGLFNGGDFKFINLEVE; this is translated from the coding sequence ATGAAACTACAAGGTAACATAGTAGATATCCCAAACAAACGTATTTACAAAGGAGAAGTAACTATTAAGGCAGGAAAGATTGTTTCTATTATAGAAAAAGAACACAACGCAAATCATTTTATATTACCTGGTTTTATAGATGCACATATTCATATTGAAAGCTCTATGTTGGTGCCTAGTGAGTTTGCAAAACTGGCTGTAAAACATGGTACAGTATCTACAGTTAGCGATCCACACGAAATAGCTAATGTTTTAGGTGTAAAAGGTGTTGAGTTCATGATTGAAAACGGAAAACAAACACCGTTTAAATTCAATTTTGGAGCACCTTCTTGTGTACCAGCAACAAGTTTTGAATCTGCAGGTGCAATTATAGATTCTGAAGATATTAAAACCTTAATGGCAAATCCGGATATTAAATACCTTGCCGAAATGATGAATTATCCAGGCGTACTTTTCGATGACGAAGAAGTGCTTAAAAAAATAGCTTGGGCAAAACATAATAACAAACCAGTAGATGGTCATGCGCCAGGTTTAAGAGGAGACGATATTACAAAATACATTGCTGCAGGTATTTCTACAGATCACGAGTGTTTTACCTATGACGAGGCTTTAGAAAAGCTTCAAAAAGGTATGAAAGTTATTATTAGAGAAGGAAGTGCTGCCAAAAACTTTGAAGCTTTAATAGATTTATTACCAGAACATTTTGAAAACATGATGTTTTGCAGTGACGATAAGCATCCAGACGATTTACTTTTAGGACACATAAATAAAGTTTGCGCAAGAGCAGTAGCTAAAGACATAGATATATTTAAAGTGCTTCAAGTCGCTTGTATTAATCCAATAAAGCATTATAATCTAGATGTTGGAACCTTACAAATAGGTGATGCTGCAGATTGTATTATAGTTGAAGATTTAAAAGATTTTAAAACGCTTCAAACGTATATAAACGGTGAATTGGTTTACGATTTCGGAACTGTTAATATTCCAAATATCGCTTTTGAGAATCTTAATAATTTTAATTGCGACAAAAAAGACGTTTCAGATTTTAGATTTGAATCTTTGGCTAAAAGAATTCGTGTTATAGAGTGTAATGATGGTGAGTTAGTAACTAATGAAATTATTGCAGACAGTTTAATAGAAAATGGAAACCTTGTTTCTAATACCAAAACAGATGTGTTAAAAATGACGGTTGTAAACAGGTATAATAATGCAAAACCAGCAATTGCTTTTATTAAAAACTTCGGACTAAAAGAAGGCGCAATAGCAAGTTCAGTTGGACACGACTCTCATAATATTATTGCAGTTGGAGTAGATGATGCTTCTATTTGTAAAGCTGTTAACGCGATAATTGAAGCAGAAGGCGGAATTTGTGCAGTTAATACTTCCGAAGAAAAAACCGTTGCGCTTCCAGTAGCAGGAATAATGAGTGATAAAAATGGAGAAACTATTGGAAAGCAGTATGCAGAATTAGACAAAATGGCAAAACAAATGGGTTGTACGTTATACGCTCCATATATGTCGTTGTCTTTTATGGCTTTGTTGGTTATTCCTGCTTTGAAATTGAGCGATAAAGGTTTGTTTAATGGAGGGGATTTTAAGTTTATTAACTTAGAAGTAGAGTAA
- a CDS encoding anthranilate synthase component I family protein, giving the protein MRTTAKHKITNPEEFKQNLLSWAQQFDDVVWLDSNSKQFQENQKYSSYDAVLAVDAFTAIQTDYFNAFEKLKEYYTTTKDWIFGYLTYDLKNDTEVLKSNNDDGLEFPDLYFFQPKKIFLFKGDTVEMLYLKAVDDEFESDLKDIEQSNNLDIEEFNNSNSIKIKLKIHKDEYFDKVTKVLSHIHRGDIYEANFCQEFYAENTIIQPLETYNKLNTISNAPFATFLKVRSNYLLSASPERYIKKEGTKVISQPIKGTAKRDTDHIMDSILKNDLVSDEKERSENIMIVDLVRNDLSQTATKGSVKVEELCKIYSFDQVHQMISTVVSEVKETTNPIDIIRTTFPMGSMTGAPKISAMKIIEDLEETKRGLYSGSVGYITPNGDFDFNVVIRSILYNEAKQYVSYSVGGAITAKSEPLKEYEECLVKAKAMRTVLEN; this is encoded by the coding sequence TTGAGAACAACAGCAAAACATAAAATTACTAATCCTGAGGAGTTCAAGCAAAATCTATTGTCTTGGGCCCAACAGTTTGATGATGTTGTTTGGTTAGATTCTAATTCGAAACAATTTCAAGAAAATCAAAAATATTCTAGTTACGATGCGGTTTTGGCTGTAGATGCTTTTACAGCAATACAGACTGATTATTTTAATGCTTTCGAAAAACTAAAGGAATATTATACAACAACCAAAGATTGGATTTTTGGTTATTTAACTTACGATTTAAAGAACGATACCGAAGTTCTAAAATCTAATAATGATGATGGTTTAGAATTTCCTGATTTGTATTTCTTTCAGCCAAAAAAAATATTTTTATTTAAAGGAGATACTGTAGAAATGCTTTATTTGAAAGCAGTTGATGATGAGTTTGAATCCGATTTAAAAGATATCGAACAATCCAATAATCTTGATATCGAGGAATTCAACAACAGTAATTCAATAAAAATAAAATTAAAAATACATAAAGACGAATACTTTGATAAAGTAACAAAAGTACTCTCGCACATACATAGAGGAGATATTTACGAAGCTAATTTTTGTCAAGAATTTTATGCAGAAAACACAATCATTCAACCTCTAGAAACTTATAATAAGCTTAACACCATTTCTAATGCACCTTTTGCAACGTTTTTAAAAGTAAGAAGTAACTATTTACTTTCTGCTTCACCAGAACGTTACATAAAAAAAGAAGGAACAAAAGTAATTTCGCAACCCATAAAAGGAACTGCCAAACGTGATACAGACCATATTATGGACTCTATTTTAAAAAATGATTTGGTAAGTGATGAAAAGGAGCGTAGCGAAAACATTATGATTGTAGATTTAGTACGTAACGATCTCTCGCAAACAGCAACAAAAGGTAGCGTAAAGGTAGAGGAGCTTTGTAAGATATACAGTTTCGACCAAGTGCATCAAATGATTTCTACTGTAGTATCAGAAGTTAAAGAGACAACAAATCCAATAGATATAATAAGGACAACGTTTCCAATGGGCAGCATGACAGGAGCTCCCAAAATTTCAGCAATGAAAATTATTGAAGATTTAGAAGAAACCAAACGCGGTTTATACTCTGGAAGTGTTGGATATATTACGCCAAATGGCGATTTCGATTTTAATGTAGTGATTAGAAGTATTCTTTATAATGAAGCAAAACAATACGTTTCGTATTCTGTTGGTGGTGCAATTACTGCTAAAAGTGAACCGCTTAAAGAATACGAAGAATGCTTGGTTAAAGCCAAAGCAATGCGAACAGTTTTAGAGAATTAG